In the Juglans microcarpa x Juglans regia isolate MS1-56 chromosome 6D, Jm3101_v1.0, whole genome shotgun sequence genome, one interval contains:
- the LOC121235071 gene encoding LOW QUALITY PROTEIN: 1,4-alpha-glucan-branching enzyme 3, chloroplastic/amyloplastic (The sequence of the model RefSeq protein was modified relative to this genomic sequence to represent the inferred CDS: inserted 1 base in 1 codon): MSTLSLPISISLCPNSLSIQFQSQHRRQRVTFPRKVKIICSGTEQPQQPPPRQQYSKKKNVTEGEKGVDPVGFLTKLGISHKAFAQFLRERHKALKDLKDEILKRHVNFRDMSTGYEILGMHRHVEHRVDYLEWAPGARYCALVGDFNGWSPTENCAREGHFGHDDFGYWFIILEDKLREGEKPDELYFQQYNYVDDFDKGDSGVTIEEIFKKANDEYWEPGEDRFVKNRFEVPAKLYEQIFGPNGPQTLEEMEKIMEETPDPETRHKAWKEQHKNDPPSNLPPFDVIDNGKEYDIFNVVSSPEWLEKIRAKKPPLAYWLETRKGRKAWLKKYTPGIPHGSKYRVYFNTPSGPLERVPAWATYVQPDTDGKQAYAIHWEPXPECVFKWKNKHPKVPKSLRIYECHVGISGSEPKISSFNDFTEKVLPHVKEAGYNAIQLIGVIEHKDYFTVGYRVTNFYAVSSRYGTPDDFKRLVDEAHGLGLLVFLEIVHSYSAADEMVGLSLFDGSNDCYFHTGKRGHHKYWGTRMFNYGDPDVLHFLLSNLNWWVVEYQIDGFQFHSLSSMMYTHNGFASFTGDLEEYCNQYVDKDALLYLILANEILHYLHPHIVTIAEDVTVYPGLCEPPSQGGLGFDYYVNLSVPEMWSSFLENVPDHEWSMSKIVSTLMRNTQYANKMLMYAENHNQSISGGRSFAEILFGEIEEHAQCSKESLLRGCSLHKMIRLITFTIGGRAYLNFMGNEFGHPKRVEFPMPSNNFSFQLANRRWDLLANGLHRDLFCFDKDLMKLDETEKILSRGLPLIHHVDDTTMVISYMRGPFLFAFNFHPTNSYERYNVGVEEAGEYQVILNTDETKYGGRALMKDDQYLWRTISKRIDGLRNCLEVSLPSQSAQVYKLSRILRV, from the exons ATGAgtacactctctctcccaatcAGTATTTCCCTCTGCCCAAACAGCCTCTCCATCCAATTCCAATCCCAACACAGACGCCAGAGAGTCACTTTTCCCAGAAAAGTAAAGATTATATGCTCGGGTACAGAGCAACCGCAACAACCACCACCACGACAACAATACTCCAAAAAGAAGAACGTGACAGAGGGTGAGAAAGGAGTCGACCCAGTTGGGTTCCTCACCAAACTCGGCATTTCCCATAAAGCTTTCGCTCAGTTCCTCCGCGAAAG GCATAAAGCGTTGAAGGACCTCAAAGATGAAATTCTCAAACGTCACGTCAACTTCAGGGACATGTCTACTGG ATATGAGATATTGGGCATGCATCGCCATGTGGAACATCGGGTGGATTATCTGGAATGGGCTCCAG GTGCTCGCTATTGTGCACTGGTTGGTGATTTCAACGGGTGGTCACCAACAGAGAATTGTGCAAGAGAGGGTCATTTCGGCCATGATGATTTTGGATACTGGTTCATTATACTTGAAGATAAGTTGAGGGAGGGAGAAAAGCCAGATGAACTCTATTTCCAACAGTATAATTATGTTGATGACTTCGATAAAGGTGACAGTGGTGTTACCATCGAAGAGATCTTCAAGAAAGCAAACGATGAGTACTGGGAACCTGGAGAGGATCGATTTGTTAAAAACCGTTTTGAGGTGCCAGCAAAGTTATATGAGCAAATATTTGGTCCTAATGGACCACAAACTTTAgaggaaatggaaaaaataatggAAGAAACACCAGATCCAGAAACTAGACACAAGGCATGGAAAGAACAGCATAAAAATGACCCACCTAGTAACTTACCACCTTTTGATGTGATTGATAATGGAAAAGAGTATGACATTTTTAATGTGGTCAGTAGTCCTGAATGGTTAGAGAAAATTCGTGCCAAGAAACCTCCCTTGGCATACTGGTTAGAGACACGTAAAGGAAGGAAGGCATGGTTGAAAAAGTACACTCCAGGTATTCCTCATGGAAGCAAATACAGGGTCTATTTTAACACTCCGAGTGGACCACTGGAACGAGTGCCTGCTTGGGCTACTTATGTGCAGCCAG ACACAGATGGAAAGCAAGCTTATGCAATCCACTGGGAAC CCCCTGAATGTGTATTTAAATGGAAAAACAAACACCCAAAAGTGCCAAAGTCCTTGCGCATATATGAATGCCACGTTGGAATAAGTGGATCAGAAccaaaaatatcttcttttAATGATTTTACAGAGAAG GTCCTTCCTCATGTAAAAGAAGCTGGATACAATGCAATCCAGTTGATTGGAGTCATTGAGCACAAAGATTATTTTACTGTTGGTTATAGA GTGACTAACTTTTATGCTGTTAGTAGCCGATATGGCACTCCTGATGACTTTAAGCGCTTGGTTGATGAAGCACATG GACTAGGACTGTTGGTGTTCTTAGAGATAGTCCATTCTTACTCAGCTGCTGATGAGATGGTTGGATTGTCACTATTTGATGGGTCAAATGACTGCTACTTTCATACTG GAAAGCGAGGGCACCACAAATACTGGGGTACAAGAATGTTCAACTATGGTGATCCTGATGTGCtacattttcttctctcaaacCTGAACTG GTGGGTGGTGGAGTATCAAATTGATGGTTTCCAGTTCCATTCACTCTCATCGATGATGTATACCCACAATGGTTTCGCTTCTTTTACTGGCGACTTGGAGGA GTACTGTAATCAATATGTTGACAAGGATGCATTATTGTACCTCATTTTGGCAAATGAGATACTGCATTATCTCCATCCACATATAGTAACAATTGCTGAAGAT GTGACCGTTTATCCAGGATTGTGCGAGCCTCCTTCCCAAGGTGGATTGGGATTTGATTATTATGTTAATCTTTCTGTGCCAGAGATGTGGTCTTCTTTTCTTGAAAATGTCCCAGACCATGAATGGAGCATGAGTAAG ATTGTGAGCACATTAATGAGGAACACACAATATGCAAATAAGATGCTTATGTATGCCGAAAATCACAATCAA TCCATATCTGGAGGGCGATCATTCGCAGAAATATTGTTTGGTGAAATTGAGGAGCATGCTCAGTGCTCAAAAGAATCGTTGCTTAGAGGGTGCTCCTTACACAAA ATGATCAGATTGATTACATTTACAATTGGTGGCCGTGCTTACTTGAACTTCATGGGCAATGAATTTGGGCATCCAAAG CGGGTTGAGTTTCCAATGCCAAGCAACAATTTCTCATTCCAACTGGCTAACCGTCGTTGGGATCTTTTGGCAAATGGATTGCATCGTGATTTATTTTGTTTCGACAAG GATTTGATGAAGTTGGATGAAACCGAGAAAATACTTTCAAGAGGTTTACCGCTCATTCACCATGTGGATGACACTACTATG GTAATATCTTATATGCGAGGTCCTTTTCTCTTCGCATTCAATTTTCATCCGACAAATTCTTATGAAAGATACAACGTAGGTGTTGAGGAAGCTGGAGAGTATCAA GTAATACTAAATACTGATGAAACGAAGTATGGAGGTCGAGCACTCATGAAGGATGACCAGTATCTTTGGAGAACAATTAGCAAAAG AATCGATGGCCTACGGAACTGCTTAGAAGTGTCTCTGCCTAGTCAGAGTGCCCAG GTTTATAAATTAAGTCGGATCTTAAGAGTATAA
- the LOC121234971 gene encoding CCR4-NOT transcription complex subunit 9-like isoform X1 yields MANLPQSLSMNAPFGGPSASAPTVAGAPANKDRKMASAEHLVLDLSNPELRENALLELSKNKELFQDLAPSLWNSFGTIAALIQEIVSIYPVLSPPNLTPAQSNRVCNALALLQCVASHPDTRMLFLNAHIPLYLYPFLNTTSKSRPFEYLRLTSLGVIGALVKVDDTEVISFLLSTEIIPLCLRTMEMGSELSKTVATFIVQKILLDDVGLDYICTTAERFFAVGRVLGNMVSALAEQPSSRLLKHIIRCYLRLSDNPRLIKACDALRSCLPDMLRDSTFSSCLREDPTTRRWLQQLLHNVGGNRVPALQGGGGFDHMMVN; encoded by the exons ATGGCGAATCTGCCCCAATCGCTCTCCATGAACGCGCCCTTCGGAGGCCCAAGCGCGTCGGCCCCAACAGTTGCCGGAGCTCCGGCGAACAAGGATCGGAAAATGGCCTCTGCTGAGCACTTGGTCCTCGATCTCAGCAACCCTGAACTCCGAGAGAACGCTCTTCTCGAACTCTCTAAG AACAAGGAATTATTTCAAGATTTGGCTCCTTCCCTGTGGAATTCTTTTGGTACTATTGCTGCACTTATACAG GAGATAGTTTCAATATACCCTGTTTTATCACCACCAAATCTAACTCCTGCTCAATCGAATCGAGTTTGTAATGCTCTTGCACTTCTTCAG TGTGTAGCCTCTCATCCAGACACAAGGATGTTGTTCCTCAATG CTCATATACCGTTATATCTGTACCCCTTTCTCAATACAACAAGCAAGTCAAGGCCATTTGAGTACTTGAGGCTGACTAGCTTAGGTGTCATTGGTGCCTTAGTAAAG GTTGATGATACCGAAGTTATTAGTTTCCTTCTCTCAACAGAAATAATTCCGCTGTGCCTGCGTACTATGGAAATGGGTAGTGAATTGTCAAAAACA GTTGCAACATTTATAGTTCAGAAAATTCTGTTGGATGATGTGGGCTTGGATTACATTTGTACCACAGCAGAACGGTTTTTTGCAGTAGGTCGAGTTTTGGGGAACATGGTTTCGGCCCTTGCCGAGCAACCCTCGTCCCGGCTGTTGAAACATATTATTCGATGCTATCTTCGATTGTCAGATAATCCAAGGTTGATAAA GGCTTGTGATGCATTAAGAAGTTGCCTCCCAGACATGCTAAGAGATTCTACCTTCAGTAGTTGCCTTCGT GAAGATCCCACCACAAGGAGGTGGCTACAACAGTTGCTTCACAATGTTGGAGGAAATAGGGTTCCTGCACTTCAGGGCGGGGGAGGTTTTGATCATATGATGGtgaactaa
- the LOC121234971 gene encoding CCR4-NOT transcription complex subunit 9-like isoform X2: protein MANLPQSLSMNAPFGGPSASAPTVAGAPANKDRKMASAEHLVLDLSNPELRENALLELSKKRELFQDLAPLLWNSFGTIAALLQEIVSIYPVLSPPNLTPAQSNRVCNALALLQCVASHPDTRMLFLNAHIPLYLYPFLNTTSKSRPFEYLRLTSLGVIGALVKVDDTEVISFLLSTEIIPLCLRTMEMGSELSKTVATFIVQKILLDDVGLDYICTTAERFFAVGRVLGNMVSALAEQPSSRLLKHIIRCYLRLSDNPRLIKACDALRSCLPDMLRDSTFSSCLREDPTTRRWLQQLLHNVGGNRVPALQGGGGFDHMMVN, encoded by the exons ATGGCGAATCTGCCCCAATCGCTCTCCATGAACGCGCCCTTCGGAGGCCCAAGCGCGTCGGCCCCAACAGTTGCCGGAGCTCCGGCGAACAAGGATCGGAAAATGGCCTCTGCTGAGCACTTGGTCCTCGATCTCAGCAACCCTGAACTCCGAGAGAACGCTCTTCTCGAACTCTCTAAG aAGAGAGAATTGTTTCAAGATTTGGCTCCATTGTTGTGGAATTCTTTTGGTACTATAGCTGCACTGTTACAG GAGATAGTTTCAATATACCCTGTTTTATCACCACCAAATCTAACTCCTGCTCAATCGAATCGAGTTTGTAATGCTCTTGCACTTCTTCAG TGTGTAGCCTCTCATCCAGACACAAGGATGTTGTTCCTCAATG CTCATATACCGTTATATCTGTACCCCTTTCTCAATACAACAAGCAAGTCAAGGCCATTTGAGTACTTGAGGCTGACTAGCTTAGGTGTCATTGGTGCCTTAGTAAAG GTTGATGATACCGAAGTTATTAGTTTCCTTCTCTCAACAGAAATAATTCCGCTGTGCCTGCGTACTATGGAAATGGGTAGTGAATTGTCAAAAACA GTTGCAACATTTATAGTTCAGAAAATTCTGTTGGATGATGTGGGCTTGGATTACATTTGTACCACAGCAGAACGGTTTTTTGCAGTAGGTCGAGTTTTGGGGAACATGGTTTCGGCCCTTGCCGAGCAACCCTCGTCCCGGCTGTTGAAACATATTATTCGATGCTATCTTCGATTGTCAGATAATCCAAGGTTGATAAA GGCTTGTGATGCATTAAGAAGTTGCCTCCCAGACATGCTAAGAGATTCTACCTTCAGTAGTTGCCTTCGT GAAGATCCCACCACAAGGAGGTGGCTACAACAGTTGCTTCACAATGTTGGAGGAAATAGGGTTCCTGCACTTCAGGGCGGGGGAGGTTTTGATCATATGATGGtgaactaa
- the LOC121234971 gene encoding CCR4-NOT transcription complex subunit 9-like isoform X4, producing MANLPQSLSMNAPFGGPSASAPTVAGAPANKDRKMASAEHLVLDLSNPELRENALLELSKKRELFQDLAPLLWNSFGTIAALLQEIVSIYPVLSPPNLTPAQSNRVCNALALLQCVASHPDTRMLFLNAHIPLYLYPFLNTTSKSRPFEYLRLTSLGVIGALVKVDDTEVISFLLSTEIIPLCLRTMEMGSELSKTVATFIVQKILLDDVGLDYICTTAERFFAVGRVLGNMVSALAEQPSSRLLKHIIRCYLRLSDNPRACDALRSCLPDMLRDSTFSSCLREDPTTRRWLQQLLHNVGGNRVPALQGGGGFDHMMVN from the exons ATGGCGAATCTGCCCCAATCGCTCTCCATGAACGCGCCCTTCGGAGGCCCAAGCGCGTCGGCCCCAACAGTTGCCGGAGCTCCGGCGAACAAGGATCGGAAAATGGCCTCTGCTGAGCACTTGGTCCTCGATCTCAGCAACCCTGAACTCCGAGAGAACGCTCTTCTCGAACTCTCTAAG aAGAGAGAATTGTTTCAAGATTTGGCTCCATTGTTGTGGAATTCTTTTGGTACTATAGCTGCACTGTTACAG GAGATAGTTTCAATATACCCTGTTTTATCACCACCAAATCTAACTCCTGCTCAATCGAATCGAGTTTGTAATGCTCTTGCACTTCTTCAG TGTGTAGCCTCTCATCCAGACACAAGGATGTTGTTCCTCAATG CTCATATACCGTTATATCTGTACCCCTTTCTCAATACAACAAGCAAGTCAAGGCCATTTGAGTACTTGAGGCTGACTAGCTTAGGTGTCATTGGTGCCTTAGTAAAG GTTGATGATACCGAAGTTATTAGTTTCCTTCTCTCAACAGAAATAATTCCGCTGTGCCTGCGTACTATGGAAATGGGTAGTGAATTGTCAAAAACA GTTGCAACATTTATAGTTCAGAAAATTCTGTTGGATGATGTGGGCTTGGATTACATTTGTACCACAGCAGAACGGTTTTTTGCAGTAGGTCGAGTTTTGGGGAACATGGTTTCGGCCCTTGCCGAGCAACCCTCGTCCCGGCTGTTGAAACATATTATTCGATGCTATCTTCGATTGTCAGATAATCCAAG GGCTTGTGATGCATTAAGAAGTTGCCTCCCAGACATGCTAAGAGATTCTACCTTCAGTAGTTGCCTTCGT GAAGATCCCACCACAAGGAGGTGGCTACAACAGTTGCTTCACAATGTTGGAGGAAATAGGGTTCCTGCACTTCAGGGCGGGGGAGGTTTTGATCATATGATGGtgaactaa
- the LOC121234971 gene encoding CCR4-NOT transcription complex subunit 9-like isoform X3, producing MANLPQSLSMNAPFGGPSASAPTVAGAPANKDRKMASAEHLVLDLSNPELRENALLELSKNKELFQDLAPSLWNSFGTIAALIQEIVSIYPVLSPPNLTPAQSNRVCNALALLQCVASHPDTRMLFLNAHIPLYLYPFLNTTSKSRPFEYLRLTSLGVIGALVKVDDTEVISFLLSTEIIPLCLRTMEMGSELSKTVATFIVQKILLDDVGLDYICTTAERFFAVGRVLGNMVSALAEQPSSRLLKHIIRCYLRLSDNPRACDALRSCLPDMLRDSTFSSCLREDPTTRRWLQQLLHNVGGNRVPALQGGGGFDHMMVN from the exons ATGGCGAATCTGCCCCAATCGCTCTCCATGAACGCGCCCTTCGGAGGCCCAAGCGCGTCGGCCCCAACAGTTGCCGGAGCTCCGGCGAACAAGGATCGGAAAATGGCCTCTGCTGAGCACTTGGTCCTCGATCTCAGCAACCCTGAACTCCGAGAGAACGCTCTTCTCGAACTCTCTAAG AACAAGGAATTATTTCAAGATTTGGCTCCTTCCCTGTGGAATTCTTTTGGTACTATTGCTGCACTTATACAG GAGATAGTTTCAATATACCCTGTTTTATCACCACCAAATCTAACTCCTGCTCAATCGAATCGAGTTTGTAATGCTCTTGCACTTCTTCAG TGTGTAGCCTCTCATCCAGACACAAGGATGTTGTTCCTCAATG CTCATATACCGTTATATCTGTACCCCTTTCTCAATACAACAAGCAAGTCAAGGCCATTTGAGTACTTGAGGCTGACTAGCTTAGGTGTCATTGGTGCCTTAGTAAAG GTTGATGATACCGAAGTTATTAGTTTCCTTCTCTCAACAGAAATAATTCCGCTGTGCCTGCGTACTATGGAAATGGGTAGTGAATTGTCAAAAACA GTTGCAACATTTATAGTTCAGAAAATTCTGTTGGATGATGTGGGCTTGGATTACATTTGTACCACAGCAGAACGGTTTTTTGCAGTAGGTCGAGTTTTGGGGAACATGGTTTCGGCCCTTGCCGAGCAACCCTCGTCCCGGCTGTTGAAACATATTATTCGATGCTATCTTCGATTGTCAGATAATCCAAG GGCTTGTGATGCATTAAGAAGTTGCCTCCCAGACATGCTAAGAGATTCTACCTTCAGTAGTTGCCTTCGT GAAGATCCCACCACAAGGAGGTGGCTACAACAGTTGCTTCACAATGTTGGAGGAAATAGGGTTCCTGCACTTCAGGGCGGGGGAGGTTTTGATCATATGATGGtgaactaa